The genomic DNA GCTCTGGCACTGATGACGGTCATGCCAGACGTTCATTTGAACCGCCTGCTCCTGACGTTCAGCAGAAACTCGGAATTTCTCCGCCAGCACGGCTATTCACTGCGCTATGCGAGGTGCAACTCCTGAGTACAATACATATTGGCGGAACATACGACCAGATTGCCCAGGCAGAGTGGGACACGTCCCAAGGCAGACATCCCGAACGACCGTTTGTCCTAGCAGCGCAGCCCAGTCTGTTTGATGATAGTCGCGCCCCGAAGGGGCAGCACACGTTCTGGGCCTACTGCCATGTGCCTCATGGTTCAACCCAGAATATGCAGCACCAAATTGAGGCGCAGATCGAACGCTTTGCACCCGGATTTCGGGACGTCATCCTCGCTCGCCGCGTAACGACATCCCAGGACCTCATGAGTTTCAATCCAAATTTTGTGGGCGGAGATGTAAACGGCGGGCGCAACAATTTACTTCAATTGTTGCGCCGTCCCGTGTTGTCCACAACTCCGTACCGGCTCCCCCTGAGAGGGTACTATCAGTGCTCTGCCGCGACACCACCAGGGGGAGGAATTCACGGCATGGGTGGGTATCATGCCGCACAGACAGCTCTACGCGACCATTTTTCCCAACTCTAACAGGATTTTGTCATTCGCCTGCGGGCTCATGGGGGCGCCTCCCTGGTCGTGTCAGGCTCGGCACACGCCGTCCTGGCCGCTCCGTGGCCCCGAAGAGATGACAGCGGGCCTGCACTGGCTGCCGCCCGGGCTGGGGCACGCTCCCCTCATCGCGCACATCGCGAGCTGCATGGGCTGGAGGCTCGCCTCCCAACGCCTGCACGTCACCCAGTCCCCCGAGACCCCCAGGTCCCAAATGTGCTGGGGGCGGCGCTCTTCCTCCGCTCCTGATGACCAGGCCTTGATGGCAAAAAAGGACCGTCAACACGGGGGAGGGAGCCCTGCCCGGTAGTTGGGCTCGCGCTGGCAGGCTTGTTCCTAGGTGAGGGTATGCGCGGGCGCGACCGTCACGCCCCTGCGCTTGACTGCGGTCCAACTGGGCATCCCTCTTCCCCCGTGTTCATGCCCTTCCCCTTATGGCTCCAGAGGCTCCGGGGCACGGCCCCAGGTGCGGCCTGGGCGCGTTTACGTCTGCTCCATACTGGCAGCGTGCACCCTTCTGAATTCGCCGCCAAGTGGCGGGAGCTGGCCCCCAGGTTGAGTGAGCGCGCAACCTATCAGGAGCACTGGCGTGACGTGTGCGCCCTGCTGGGTGAGCCGACTCCCAGCAGCGACCTGACGGGGGACAACTACGCCTTCGAGAAACACGTCAAGAAGGCAGGCACGGGGGAGACGGGCTTTGCCGACGTGTTCCTGCGCGACCACCTCGTCGCGGAGTACAAAGCACAGGGCCGGAGCTTGGGCAAGGCCCTCCAGCAGGCCCTCCTGTACGCCCGCGAGCTAGGTAACCCGCCCCTCCTGGTGGTCAGCGACCTCAGCACCATCGAGATCCACACCAACTTCACCGCGAGCAGCCCCAGGACCATCCGCATCACCCTGGACGACATCGAGCGGGACGCGCCGGTCGGCGGGGACCTCACCGCGCTCTCCGCCCTGCACGCCCTGTTCCGCGATCCCGGCAAGCTGGACCCCCGCCAACTCCGCGAGCGCGTCACCCAGGATGCCACCGCCCGCATTGGGCAGGTCGCCCAGGCGCTCACCGCGCGAGGCACCTCGCAAGTTGATGCCGCGCACTTCCTGATGCGGCTGGTCTTTGCCATGTTCTCCGAGGACGTGGGCCTGCTGCCACGTGGGCTGCTGACCCGGGTCCTCAAGCGCGCCCGCGAGCACCCGGAGCGCAGCCAGGGGTACTTCCAGGAGCTGTTCACCGCCATGCGGCAAGGCGGGGAGTTCTGGGGAGAGGACGTGCGCCACTTCAACGGCGGGCTGTTCGACAGCGGCTTTGCCCTCCCCATCACCCGTGAGGACGCCGATGCCCTGCTGGCCGCCTCCACCCTGGACTGGGCGCAGGTGGAGCCCGCCATCTTTGGCACCCTGTTTGAGAACAGCCTGGACGCGGTCACGCGCAGCAAGCGGGGCGCGCACTACACCGCCGTCCGGGACATCGTGCGGGTGACGGACCCGGTGATCATGCAGCCCCTCCGGCGGGAGTGGGAAGCCGTGAAGGCGCAGGCGGAGGCCCTGAGCAAGAAACTCGGGGGCAAGCAGGCCGCCCTGGAGGTGGTGCAAGCCTTCCACGCCCGGCTGGGGCGCGTGACGGTGCTCGACCCGGCCTGCGGCAGCGGCAACTTCCTGGTCGTGGCCCTGGGGCAGCTCCTGGACCTGGAGCAGGAAGTCCGCTCGTTGGGGTGGGAGCTGGGCGCGGGACCCTTTGCCATGCCCCCGCAGGTCCACCCCCGGCAGCTCCAGGGCATCGAGGTGGAAGCCTTCGCGCACGAGCTGGCCAGCGTGTCCGTGTGGATCGCCTTCTTTCAGTGGAAGGCTGCCCACGGCGGGGAGTGGGAGACGCCCGTGCTCCAGCGGCTGGACAACATCCGGCACGGCGACGCCCTGCTGAACCTGGACGGCACCAAAGCCCCCTGGCCGGACGCCGAGTTCATCATCGGCAACCCCCCTTTCCTGGGGGGCAAGCTGTTGCGGACCAACCTGGGGGATGAGTACGTCGACCGCCTGTTCCGGGCCTACAGCGGGGAGGTGGCGCGGGAATCCGATCTCGTCTGCTACTGGTTTGAGCGGGCGCGGCAGGCGCTTCACGGCGGCGTGACCCGCCGGGTGGGCCTCGTCACCACCAACAGCATCCGGGGCGGGGCCAACCGCCAGGTGCTCGGGCGGATTCAGGAGACGGGGGCGCTGTTCAACGCCTGGAACGATGAGCCCTGGCTGCAAGACGGGGCCGCTGTCCGCGTGAGCCTCGTGTGCTTCGACGGCGGGGAGGAGACGGTCAGGGCGCTGAACGGCCAGCCGGTCGCCCACATCAACCCGGACCTCACGGCGTCCACGGACGTGACCGCCGCCCAGCCTCTGCCGGAGAACGCGGGGCTGTCCTTCATGGGCACCACCAAGGGGGGACCCTTCGACATTCCCGGCGACGTGGCGCGGCGCTGGCTGGCCCTGCCCAACCCGGACGGGGTGAACAACGCGGACGTGGTGAAGCCGTGGGTGAACGGCCTGGACCTGACCCGCCGCCCCCGTAACATGTGGGTGGTGGACTTCGGGCTGATGCCGGAGGCCCAGGCCAGTCAGTACTTCGCCCCCTTCGAGTACGTCCGGGAGCACGTCCTCCCCGCGCGCCAGGACAACAAGCGGGAGAGCTATCGCAGGCTGTGGTGGCTCCACGCGGAGCCGCGCCCAGCCATGCGGCAGGCGTTCACGGGCCTCTCCCGCTACATCGGCACCCCGCGTGTGGCCAAGCACCGCCTATTTGTCTGGCTCCCGGTGGAGACGGTGCCGGATAGCCAGGTGATCGTCTTTGCCCGCGACGACGACTTCACCTTTGGTGTGCTGCACTCCCGCGCGCATGAGGTCTGGTCCCTGCGGCAGGGGACGGCCCTGGGGGTGGGGAACGATCCCCGCTACACGCCCTCCACCTGTTTTGAAACCTTCCCTTTCCCGGCCCCCACGGCGGAGCAGCAGGCCGAGGTGGAGAAGTGGGCGCGCTACGTGGTGCAGATGCGGGAGCACCTGCTGGCCCAGGACGGCAGGGCCACGCTCACGAGCCTCTACAACGCGGTGGCGGAGCTGCGCCGCACCCCAGACACCACCCACCCCGCCCACAGCCTCCTGACCGCCCACAACCACCTCGACGCGGCGGTGGCCGCCGCGTCGAGGTGGTTGTGGCCGCTGGAGGAGGACGAGGTGCTCGCGCGCCTGCTGGCGCTCAATGAGGAGCGGGTCAAGCCCCGGGAGGTGGTGACGGCGTGAAGGCGCAAGACCTCCGGTTGATCATCGCCACCCTTCCTACCCGGCAGCCCATTACCGACGAGTTTGAGGGCCGCCACCCTCTCCGGCAGCGGCCCTGGTACTCCTCGCAGAAGCAGCACCTCATTGGCTGGTTGGGGGAATACGGCACTGCCGGGGCCTACAACCGTCAGAAGCCCGGCCAGGACGCCCAGCACTTCTACACCCACTTTCAGTGCGCTCCCGGCTTGCTGTGGCTGGCGGAGGCGTTAGGGGAGCAGCAAGACAAACTTCGTGCTGCTGTTGCGGCTATTGAGGCGGCGGGGACCAAGAGCGCGGCCCAGTGCGGTGCGTTCCGCCGGATCATCCCCTGGGCACGCATTGAGGAGCTGCTGGCCCAGAGGACTTCACCGCCCGGAGTTTGATGAAGCAAAGTTGGAGCTGACGGCTGGGCAAGGCGTTTTGCCCCTCTTCCTGCCCCATTCAACGTATGCGGAGGTCGGGTACACGGAGGGCTATTACAACCTCGGCCGCTTGGTGGTGGGCTGCACCCGGACGTGCTGCAATTCGACACGGAAGACAACAACTTGGTGGAGAACGTGCGCGACCTCCGTGAGGAGGTTGAGCTGGCGGCCATGTGCGACGGCAAGAAGTTCTGCATCCACGACGAGGCGTACATCATGAGCCGCGCGCCTTCAACGCCCTGCGCAAGATGCGGGGAAAGCGGCTGCGGGAGAAACCGCCCAGTCACGTCTGCTTCATCCTGGTGACGACCGAGCCGGAAAAGATCATCCCCTCCATCCTCGTGCACCACCAGCACTTCTACTTCCCGTGCTGGACGCTCTGAGGACCGTTAGGCAAAGGTGGAGAACGTGGGCTACACGACCACCGTCCACTTCTTGAAAGGGCAATGCACCTTTGAGCACGCGCATGGGCGGCCCCAGATCAGACTTCTGCCTGATCGCCTGGGTTCCAGGAGCGAGTCCGTCCAGCACGAGGAAACTTAGGCGCACCCCGCACGGTCGTGGCCGCTCACACTCTGACGGTGGCTTGCGCCTGCCTCACCGCGCGCCCTGAGCCCCCCCCGTACAATGAGTTCAGGTGCAGGAGGCGGCGTGAGCGCCGACCCTCTACCCCCTAGGCGACGGCCTCGGGAACGTCACTCTCATGCGGCACGAGGACCGCGACAAGATCGACAGGTATGAAAAAAGGCGACCAAGATTCCTAGGCC from Deinococcus planocerae includes the following:
- a CDS encoding class I SAM-dependent DNA methyltransferase; translation: MHPSEFAAKWRELAPRLSERATYQEHWRDVCALLGEPTPSSDLTGDNYAFEKHVKKAGTGETGFADVFLRDHLVAEYKAQGRSLGKALQQALLYARELGNPPLLVVSDLSTIEIHTNFTASSPRTIRITLDDIERDAPVGGDLTALSALHALFRDPGKLDPRQLRERVTQDATARIGQVAQALTARGTSQVDAAHFLMRLVFAMFSEDVGLLPRGLLTRVLKRAREHPERSQGYFQELFTAMRQGGEFWGEDVRHFNGGLFDSGFALPITREDADALLAASTLDWAQVEPAIFGTLFENSLDAVTRSKRGAHYTAVRDIVRVTDPVIMQPLRREWEAVKAQAEALSKKLGGKQAALEVVQAFHARLGRVTVLDPACGSGNFLVVALGQLLDLEQEVRSLGWELGAGPFAMPPQVHPRQLQGIEVEAFAHELASVSVWIAFFQWKAAHGGEWETPVLQRLDNIRHGDALLNLDGTKAPWPDAEFIIGNPPFLGGKLLRTNLGDEYVDRLFRAYSGEVARESDLVCYWFERARQALHGGVTRRVGLVTTNSIRGGANRQVLGRIQETGALFNAWNDEPWLQDGAAVRVSLVCFDGGEETVRALNGQPVAHINPDLTASTDVTAAQPLPENAGLSFMGTTKGGPFDIPGDVARRWLALPNPDGVNNADVVKPWVNGLDLTRRPRNMWVVDFGLMPEAQASQYFAPFEYVREHVLPARQDNKRESYRRLWWLHAEPRPAMRQAFTGLSRYIGTPRVAKHRLFVWLPVETVPDSQVIVFARDDDFTFGVLHSRAHEVWSLRQGTALGVGNDPRYTPSTCFETFPFPAPTAEQQAEVEKWARYVVQMREHLLAQDGRATLTSLYNAVAELRRTPDTTHPAHSLLTAHNHLDAAVAAASRWLWPLEEDEVLARLLALNEERVKPREVVTA